Within the Solibacillus silvestris genome, the region ACATGAAGGAGATGTTTGGATATGGAATGGTTAGCGAATGATAAATTTACGTTAGAAATTTTATTAAAATTATTAATTGCGGCTACACTAAGTTTAATTATTGGTATCGAAAGGGAATTGAAAAAGAAGCCAGTCGGTCTAAAGACAAGTTTAGTTATTGCAACGTTTAGTTGTTTACTTACGATTATCTCAATTGAGACTGCCTATTCAACACCTGCACGAGACGATATTAACATTACGATGGATCCATTGCGATTAGCTGCACAAATTGTAAGTGGTATTGGTTTTTTAGGTGCTGGTGTTATTTTGCGTAAGGGGAATGACAGTATAACGGGTCTTACAACAGCAGCAATGATTTGGGGAGCAGCCGGAATCGGAATTGCCGTAGGAGCTGGCTTTTATATTGAAGCTTTTATTACTGTGATTATTGTCGTACTGGGCATTGAACTACTGGCACCTTTTCTGTTTAGATTCGGTCCAAAACGTCTAAGAATGCGTGAAGTATCTTTAATTATCAATACCGACCAAGCAGATAATATAAAAAACCTCGTGGATTATTTGAGGGAGCATGATATGTATATTGATAATATTTCAATCAGGGATGTACCATTTTCTGATAAGCTGTTGCACGAAATCGATATACGATTGTCGACCGTCGAAACGAATCATACAATCGAACTTTACAACCGGCTGCGAAAGTTGGATTATGTAAGAAATATTAAAATAGAATATTTAGATTAACGGAGGAAAACGCAATGGGAGAACTATTTAAATTACTCAAGGATGGTAATAAACCGTCATTACTCGCTGCATTCGTCAATACATTTTTAGGAACGATTAAAGGAGTTGCGTTCTTCTTTACCGGAAATGTTGCGATGTTCGCCGAAATGATGCACTCTTTCGGGGATGCTGCAAACCAATTTTTCGTATTCATAGGCTCTGCCCTAGCAAAAAAGGCTCCTACTCCAAAATTTCCGAATGGTTACGGACGTATAGTTAACTTAGTCTGTTTGGGCGCCGTTTTAATTGTAGCAATCCTTTCATATGAAACAATTAAAGAAGGATGGCATCATTTTATGCATCCTGCAACGGAATCTTCAGGAGTTTTGATTGCTCTTGGTGTATTGGCAATTGGTATCATTCTAGAAAGTTTTGTTTTAAATAAAGCCGCAAAAGAAGTGCTTCATGAAGTTAGCGTAGAACCTAAAGGGATAATAATTTTCCAGTCTGCAAAATATTTAAAGCGTGCAAAACCGGCGACAAAGCTTGTATGGATGGAAGACTTAGTGGCGACTTCAGGTAATGTCCTGGCGTTTTTAGCAATTGTTATAGCATATTTCACCGAATTTTACCGATTAGAAGGATTTATTTCAATGGTAATCGGTTTAATGATGTTTTACGTAGTTGGCCGTGTCTTTTTAGATAATGCACGTGGGGCAATTGGAGAAACTGATGAGGAAATGCTTGTGCATATCGGAAATCTTGTGATGGAAGATCCTCATGTAACAGATATCGCACGACTTGAAGTAATTAAAGAAGGCGAATTCTTACATGTTGAACTTATTGCGGAAACAGATCCAAGTTTGTCTCTCGCTTATTTAGATGATGTACGCGATCATTTAACTACACTGCTGTTAAACCAAAAAGGTGTGACAAAAGTTACGTTGGCGTTCGATGAGGATAATGGAGAACGCAGCTGGACACATATCGCTACAAAACCTGAATCAGAAAAAGGCATGATTTAATTGAATCAAGTAAAAAGGAAGCTGGTCCCACTATCCGACAGCTTCCTTTTTTTCACGTTCTTATAAAGACATTTCTAAAATTTTGCGTACATCCTCTGCTTCAAGTTTATTGAAGTTGCCGAATGGACCATATACTAGGCAATGCTCAACCATTTCTTCGAAGTGTG harbors:
- a CDS encoding protein sapB, with translation MEWLANDKFTLEILLKLLIAATLSLIIGIERELKKKPVGLKTSLVIATFSCLLTIISIETAYSTPARDDINITMDPLRLAAQIVSGIGFLGAGVILRKGNDSITGLTTAAMIWGAAGIGIAVGAGFYIEAFITVIIVVLGIELLAPFLFRFGPKRLRMREVSLIINTDQADNIKNLVDYLREHDMYIDNISIRDVPFSDKLLHEIDIRLSTVETNHTIELYNRLRKLDYVRNIKIEYLD
- a CDS encoding cation diffusion facilitator family transporter, which codes for MGELFKLLKDGNKPSLLAAFVNTFLGTIKGVAFFFTGNVAMFAEMMHSFGDAANQFFVFIGSALAKKAPTPKFPNGYGRIVNLVCLGAVLIVAILSYETIKEGWHHFMHPATESSGVLIALGVLAIGIILESFVLNKAAKEVLHEVSVEPKGIIIFQSAKYLKRAKPATKLVWMEDLVATSGNVLAFLAIVIAYFTEFYRLEGFISMVIGLMMFYVVGRVFLDNARGAIGETDEEMLVHIGNLVMEDPHVTDIARLEVIKEGEFLHVELIAETDPSLSLAYLDDVRDHLTTLLLNQKGVTKVTLAFDEDNGERSWTHIATKPESEKGMI